One window of the Nocardia huaxiensis genome contains the following:
- a CDS encoding amidohydrolase codes for MPPINSRVAHNTADLAELYRDLHAHPELSFAEHRTAALVARRAKALGYEVAEGIGGTGVVARLENGPGPLILLRADMDALPVREQTGLPYASVATDPDSGRPLMHACGHDMHTVCLLGTLGRLAAARDRWSGTVLGVFQPAEEIGAGAQAMVDDGLFERFGKPEIVLAQHVLPIPVGTVATRAGAILSANDSLLITLHGRGGHGSRPETTVDPIVLAAATVLRLQTIVSREIAATDQVVVTVGTLHAGTKENIIADEARLGLSIRTYSDELRVRVLEAVRRIVRAEAEAAGADRAPTIEYLTRLPVTVNDAVALGKTRAALCAALGSERVREMGAFPASEDVGVLAEAAGAPLSFWFFGGADPVKVAAAQQRGTVDHDIPMNHSPYFAPLAEPTIGCGVTAFTAAAMAWLDAGDTAM; via the coding sequence GTGCCGCCGATCAACAGTCGCGTCGCCCACAACACCGCCGATCTCGCGGAACTGTACCGAGACCTGCACGCCCATCCGGAACTCTCCTTCGCCGAACACCGCACCGCGGCGCTGGTCGCCCGGCGCGCGAAGGCGCTGGGCTACGAGGTCGCCGAGGGCATCGGCGGGACGGGAGTGGTCGCCCGGCTGGAGAACGGACCCGGCCCGCTGATCCTGCTGCGCGCGGACATGGACGCGCTGCCGGTCCGCGAACAGACCGGACTGCCCTACGCCTCGGTCGCTACCGATCCGGACAGCGGCCGGCCGCTCATGCACGCCTGCGGACACGATATGCACACGGTCTGCCTGCTGGGCACGCTCGGGCGGCTCGCGGCGGCCCGGGACCGATGGTCCGGCACCGTGCTGGGCGTGTTCCAGCCCGCCGAGGAGATCGGCGCCGGCGCGCAGGCCATGGTGGACGACGGGTTGTTCGAGCGTTTCGGAAAGCCGGAAATCGTTCTGGCACAGCATGTTCTGCCGATCCCCGTGGGCACCGTGGCAACCCGCGCGGGCGCGATCCTCTCGGCCAACGACAGTTTGCTCATCACCCTGCACGGCCGTGGCGGGCACGGCTCGCGGCCCGAGACGACGGTCGATCCGATCGTGCTGGCCGCCGCCACCGTCCTGCGCTTGCAGACCATCGTGTCCCGCGAGATCGCCGCCACGGATCAGGTGGTCGTCACGGTGGGCACGCTGCACGCGGGCACGAAGGAGAACATCATCGCCGACGAGGCTCGGCTGGGCCTGAGCATCCGCACGTATTCGGACGAGCTACGCGTCCGGGTGCTCGAAGCGGTGCGGCGGATCGTGCGCGCGGAGGCCGAGGCCGCGGGCGCGGACCGGGCGCCGACCATCGAGTACCTGACCCGGCTGCCCGTCACCGTGAACGATGCTGTCGCCCTGGGCAAGACCCGCGCCGCGCTGTGTGCCGCGCTCGGCTCCGAGCGGGTGCGGGAGATGGGAGCCTTCCCCGCCAGCGAGGATGTCGGTGTGCTGGCCGAAGCCGCCGGTGCGCCGCTGTCGTTCTGGTTCTTCGGTGGCGCGGATCCGGTGAAAGTCGCGGCGGCACAACAGCGGGGGACCGTCGACCACGACATTCCGATGAATCACTCGCCCTATTTCGCGCCGCTCGCGGAGCCCACCATCGGATGCGGAGTCACCGCCTTCACCGCGGCGGCCATGGCCTGGCTCGATGCCGGCGATACCGCGATGTGA
- a CDS encoding ThiF family adenylyltransferase, with protein sequence MRELRARILYDHGRRPEFREAGGSHVDDQELDYGAWHFIARLHPGGPVLGYIRLSTPETGELFQSRAHLGERRYRELLAAEGVGVDSTYEHSRLVVEHRARKLGLGVYLNALAIGAAHHLGARLMIGTSGTKDGQDLFHGRFGFHPVPGTRCYVERYTEDVVILLHRTADGAGEYTGLVAALRDRFPALADGGPAAWTAAVPENPPAPVALASSGAPDRDVWQPVLLEPAHAADYAALTALLESDQVTEVCDTMDSQLAELICCREPQHRYTGADLERKIREQLAGVEPWAYGSWFWYPWSGRLVHVLPREEFRLVRADRNRPKLQRPQQRSLREHRIGIIGLSVGNSAAVTLALEGVGGAFRLADFDDLSLSNMNRLRAGVHHVGLGKAVLCARQMYEIDPYLDIEIITTGLTDDSLAEFFHGDGTPIDLLVEECDTPYIKVAAREHARALGIPVIMDCNDRGMLDIERFDLEPDRPLLHGRLGDLRADDLRELSDQAKAELILAMVDADRISPELAASFGEIGRTLSSWPQLASDVALGGALVTAAARRILLGIPCDSGRFYVDLDQLISPEYNTAGTHDGIRA encoded by the coding sequence GTGCGCGAACTGCGGGCCCGCATCCTGTACGACCACGGCAGGCGGCCGGAGTTCCGCGAGGCCGGCGGCTCCCATGTCGACGATCAGGAATTGGATTACGGCGCATGGCATTTCATTGCCCGCCTGCATCCCGGAGGTCCGGTGCTGGGCTATATCCGCCTGTCCACCCCGGAGACCGGTGAGCTGTTCCAGTCCCGCGCGCACCTGGGCGAACGGCGATACCGGGAATTGCTCGCGGCCGAAGGCGTCGGAGTCGACAGCACCTACGAGCACAGCCGGCTGGTGGTCGAGCATCGGGCTCGCAAACTCGGACTGGGCGTGTACCTGAACGCGCTCGCGATCGGCGCGGCACACCATCTCGGGGCCAGGCTCATGATCGGCACGTCGGGCACGAAGGACGGCCAGGACCTGTTCCACGGCCGGTTCGGATTCCATCCGGTCCCCGGAACCCGTTGCTACGTCGAGCGATACACCGAAGACGTGGTGATCCTGCTGCATCGGACCGCCGACGGCGCCGGCGAATACACCGGCCTCGTGGCTGCCCTGCGCGACCGATTCCCGGCCCTCGCGGACGGCGGCCCCGCCGCATGGACGGCGGCCGTGCCCGAAAACCCGCCCGCCCCAGTAGCTCTCGCCTCGTCCGGCGCCCCGGATCGCGACGTCTGGCAGCCGGTGCTGCTCGAGCCCGCCCATGCCGCCGACTACGCGGCACTGACCGCGCTGCTCGAATCGGATCAGGTCACCGAGGTGTGCGACACCATGGACAGTCAACTGGCGGAGTTGATCTGCTGCCGCGAACCCCAGCACCGGTACACCGGTGCGGACCTCGAGCGGAAGATCCGGGAACAGCTGGCCGGCGTCGAGCCGTGGGCCTACGGCAGCTGGTTCTGGTACCCGTGGTCGGGCCGGCTGGTTCACGTGCTGCCGCGCGAGGAGTTCCGGCTCGTCCGCGCCGACCGCAACCGGCCGAAACTCCAACGCCCCCAGCAGCGTTCGCTGCGTGAGCACCGCATCGGGATCATCGGCCTGTCCGTCGGCAACAGCGCCGCCGTCACCCTGGCGCTCGAAGGCGTCGGCGGCGCCTTCCGGCTCGCCGATTTCGACGACCTGAGCCTGTCGAACATGAACCGGCTCCGCGCGGGCGTCCATCACGTCGGCCTCGGCAAGGCGGTGCTGTGCGCGCGCCAGATGTACGAGATCGACCCCTATCTGGACATCGAGATCATCACGACCGGGCTCACCGACGACAGCCTGGCCGAGTTCTTCCACGGTGACGGAACGCCGATCGATCTGCTGGTCGAAGAATGCGACACCCCCTACATCAAGGTCGCGGCCCGGGAACACGCACGCGCACTGGGCATTCCGGTGATCATGGACTGCAACGATCGCGGCATGCTGGACATCGAGCGCTTCGACCTCGAACCCGATCGGCCGCTGCTGCACGGACGGCTCGGCGACCTGCGCGCCGACGATCTGCGCGAGCTCAGCGACCAGGCCAAGGCCGAACTCATTCTCGCCATGGTCGACGCCGACCGGATCAGCCCCGAGCTCGCCGCCTCCTTCGGCGAGATCGGGCGGACGCTCAGCAGCTGGCCGCAGCTGGCCTCCGATGTGGCGCTCGGCGGGGCCCTCGTCACCGCGGCCGCGCGCCGCATCCTGCTCGGAATCCCTTGTGACTCCGGACGCTTCTACGTGGACCTCGATCAGCTGATCAGCCCCGAGTACAACACCGCCGGCACGCACGACGGAATCCGCGCATGA